A single Methanofastidiosum sp. DNA region contains:
- a CDS encoding DUF190 domain-containing protein has product MKKESEATLLRIFIGESDRYEGKPLHRYLVELFRKEGLAGATVLRGVEGFGKNSRFRTTSILRLSTDLPIVVEVVDSKERIDRIKPLLNDIIKQGLITEEKVRIIMYEGSEKENISYNEY; this is encoded by the coding sequence ATGAAAAAAGAATCTGAGGCAACGCTCCTTAGGATTTTTATTGGTGAATCTGATAGATATGAAGGAAAGCCATTACATAGATACCTTGTTGAATTATTCAGAAAAGAAGGATTGGCAGGTGCCACAGTACTAAGGGGTGTAGAGGGATTTGGGAAAAATAGCAGATTTCGTACTACTTCTATCCTAAGATTATCAACAGATTTGCCTATAGTAGTTGAAGTTGTTGACTCAAAGGAGAGAATTGATAGAATTAAACCATTACTTAACGATATAATCAAGCAAGGACTAATTACTGAGGAAAAAGTCAGAATTATAATGTACGAAGGTAGCGAAAAGGAAAATATATCTTATAACGAATATTAA
- a CDS encoding Lrp/AsnC family transcriptional regulator, with the protein MENDKLDEIDIKILNALQDNSEISFESLGKELGVSKSTIHYRVMNLKEKGIIKKFSAIVDPEKVGMGILAVSLIRAHYNPGYVEYIGDKLKNIQGVWGVYFLIGEHDFVVLIRAKDKEDLNRIVETFISMKEIERSNTHVIIKKIKEDIRVDI; encoded by the coding sequence ATGGAAAACGATAAATTAGATGAAATTGATATAAAAATATTGAACGCTTTACAAGATAATTCAGAAATTAGTTTTGAATCACTAGGTAAAGAACTAGGCGTTTCAAAATCAACAATCCATTACAGGGTCATGAATTTAAAAGAAAAAGGCATCATAAAAAAATTTTCAGCCATAGTAGATCCTGAAAAAGTGGGTATGGGGATTCTTGCCGTATCTTTGATAAGAGCTCACTACAATCCAGGATACGTTGAATATATAGGAGATAAACTCAAGAATATTCAAGGTGTTTGGGGAGTATATTTTTTAATAGGTGAGCATGATTTTGTTGTTTTAATAAGAGCAAAAGATAAAGAAGACCTCAATAGGATTGTTGAAACATTTATCTCAATGAAAGAGATTGAAAGATCAAATACGCATGTTATAATAAAAAAGATAAAAGAGGATATCCGTGTTGATATCTAA
- the crcB gene encoding fluoride efflux transporter CrcB, protein MHLLFLIGIGGFIGAILRYLISGWAQNGATTFPLGTLTVNVLGSFILSSILFISEYRGVISDETRIFLTIGLLGAFTTMSTFSYESFRLLESRDFFYFTLNIIGTIFLTMFAIYMGKILVITLGGVK, encoded by the coding sequence ATGCATCTACTATTTCTAATAGGGATTGGAGGTTTCATAGGGGCAATCCTAAGGTATCTGATAAGTGGCTGGGCTCAAAATGGAGCTACGACATTTCCATTGGGCACATTAACAGTTAATGTGTTAGGAAGCTTTATTTTAAGTTCGATTCTTTTTATCTCTGAATATAGGGGGGTCATAAGTGATGAAACAAGAATATTTCTAACTATAGGCCTTCTAGGGGCTTTCACGACTATGTCAACTTTTAGCTATGAGTCGTTTAGATTATTAGAATCTAGGGATTTTTTTTACTTTACTCTCAACATTATAGGCACTATCTTTTTAACTATGTTTGCCATATACATGGGTAAGATTTTAGTAATAACGTTGGGAGGCGTTAAATGA
- a CDS encoding DUF3887 domain-containing protein, translated as MKKLIVFLLLSLIILFAGCTVIKDFDKESAIKITDPIMDRTMEGLNENNYDKFTEYYTASYKKSFPESAFLNFTKGFYKNPGKYISREVYDVKPIENGVLIHYKGIFETRDNVAITVTFEISNEEYKIKKIRFY; from the coding sequence ATGAAGAAATTAATTGTTTTTTTGCTATTGTCGCTTATAATACTATTTGCAGGATGCACAGTAATCAAGGATTTTGATAAAGAATCAGCAATAAAAATAACAGATCCAATTATGGATAGAACTATGGAAGGATTAAATGAAAACAATTATGACAAATTTACAGAATACTATACTGCTTCATACAAAAAGTCATTTCCTGAAAGTGCTTTTTTAAATTTTACAAAGGGATTCTATAAAAATCCAGGAAAATATATATCTCGAGAAGTATATGATGTCAAGCCAATTGAGAATGGCGTCTTAATTCATTATAAAGGCATATTTGAAACTAGAGATAATGTTGCCATAACAGTTACTTTCGAAATATCAAACGAAGAATATAAAATTAAGAAAATAAGATTTTATTAA